From Permianibacter aggregans, a single genomic window includes:
- the ansA gene encoding asparaginase: protein MSRKSVYIAHTGGTIGMKKTPQGYAPVRGYLDEVIRRMPEFQLDDTPRVVVREFEELIDSSNMTPIEWWKIAEDIRDHYDQFDGFVILHGTDTMAYTASALSFMLEDLSKPVIVTGSQIPMGELRSDGRDNLVGAVLMAANYAIPEVGLFFHDRLYRGNRSQKVDANGFHAFDSPNFPPLAEAGIDFTINEHLLLPGPNKPFNVRQLTPPRLATLSLFPGISGDMIRQFIQPPVQGLILLTYGSGNAPSKDQNFLAALAEANQRGVIIVNCTQCYRGKVDMETYQCGQVLKQHGVISGHDMTHEAALTKLYYLFSLGLSIQEIKTRMQQNIRGELTES from the coding sequence ATGAGTCGAAAATCCGTCTATATCGCCCATACCGGCGGCACCATTGGCATGAAAAAAACACCACAAGGCTATGCGCCAGTTCGAGGCTATCTCGACGAAGTCATTCGCCGGATGCCGGAATTTCAGCTCGACGATACACCACGGGTCGTGGTTCGCGAGTTTGAAGAGTTAATTGACTCTTCAAACATGACCCCCATTGAGTGGTGGAAGATCGCCGAAGACATTCGCGATCATTATGACCAATTCGATGGCTTCGTCATTCTACACGGTACTGACACGATGGCTTATACCGCATCGGCGCTGTCTTTCATGCTGGAGGATTTGTCCAAACCGGTTATTGTCACCGGCTCGCAAATCCCGATGGGTGAGCTGCGTTCCGATGGTCGCGACAATCTGGTCGGCGCGGTATTGATGGCGGCAAATTACGCGATTCCGGAAGTCGGATTGTTTTTTCATGATCGACTTTATCGTGGCAATCGCAGCCAGAAAGTCGATGCCAATGGTTTTCACGCCTTCGACTCGCCAAATTTTCCGCCACTGGCCGAGGCTGGCATTGACTTCACCATTAATGAACATCTACTGCTGCCGGGACCGAACAAACCATTCAATGTCCGGCAACTGACCCCTCCCCGACTGGCTACATTAAGTCTTTTTCCCGGTATCAGCGGCGATATGATTCGGCAATTTATCCAGCCGCCGGTGCAAGGCCTGATTCTGTTGACCTATGGCAGCGGAAACGCTCCCTCAAAAGACCAAAATTTTCTGGCCGCACTGGCGGAGGCCAACCAGCGCGGAGTCATCATCGTCAACTGCACTCAGTGTTATCGTGGCAAAGTGGATATGGAGACATATCAGTGCGGACAAGTATTGAAGCAACACGGAGTCATCAGCGGTCATGACATGACGCACGAAGCCGCCCTAACCAAGCTTTATTACCTGTTCTCTCTGGGACTCTCCATTCAAGAAATCAAAACTCGAATGCAACAGAATATCCGCGGCGAGTTGACAGAGTCTTGA
- a CDS encoding Rossmann-fold NAD(P)-binding domain-containing protein has protein sequence MLRTILRREHKNRWERRAALVPESIAQLAAQKIPVAVEPCSIRAFPDEAYKAQGAELHNDLENFQLVLGIKEPPVASIAPQQVHLCFSHTIKGQPYNMGLLQKFIDQRATLIDYEPIVDERGVRTIAFGRFAGIAGAIDSFFVLGQKWLKMGKPTAYARIKQTKDYPSLSEIKSELAQLRVTNDKPLHVLIVGTGNVGKGAKEVCQWLGLPEVAIDEVLAQKAPKSSWFSVASARHLHERIGGGAFDYQEYLQLGKAQYRSIFDRLLGQFELLIQTPYWTDKYPAHLDIARMNENMQALPLVVGDISCDVNGSLKCTKKISTIDEPAYSYFVENDGIQDGIHADGISVMAIDNLPCELPVDASRHFSAILTRYVPELVKMDLNQTLTHSGLGKELQRAVIVYNGTVMPEFTYLQHYLDRHKLTKPSEAS, from the coding sequence ATGCTACGCACGATTCTTCGCCGGGAACATAAAAACCGTTGGGAGCGTCGTGCCGCGTTAGTGCCGGAGTCGATAGCGCAATTGGCAGCGCAGAAGATTCCGGTCGCTGTCGAACCGTGCTCGATTCGCGCCTTTCCAGACGAAGCTTACAAAGCGCAGGGTGCCGAACTGCATAACGATCTGGAAAATTTTCAGTTGGTGCTTGGTATCAAGGAACCTCCGGTCGCTTCGATTGCACCCCAGCAGGTGCATCTCTGTTTTTCCCATACCATCAAGGGGCAGCCCTACAATATGGGCTTGCTGCAGAAATTTATCGATCAGCGGGCGACACTGATCGACTATGAACCAATCGTCGATGAGCGCGGTGTGCGTACCATTGCCTTCGGGCGCTTTGCCGGCATCGCTGGCGCCATTGACAGCTTTTTTGTGCTTGGTCAGAAGTGGTTGAAAATGGGCAAGCCAACCGCTTATGCGCGCATCAAACAAACCAAGGATTATCCATCGCTGTCAGAAATCAAATCCGAACTGGCGCAATTACGAGTCACCAATGATAAACCTTTGCATGTGCTGATCGTCGGCACCGGCAATGTCGGCAAAGGCGCCAAAGAAGTGTGCCAGTGGCTCGGTTTGCCGGAAGTCGCCATTGACGAGGTGTTGGCGCAGAAGGCACCGAAATCCAGTTGGTTCAGTGTCGCCAGTGCTCGGCATTTACATGAGCGCATTGGTGGCGGCGCGTTTGATTACCAGGAGTATTTGCAACTAGGTAAAGCGCAATACCGCTCGATTTTTGATCGCTTGCTCGGTCAGTTTGAGCTGCTGATTCAAACGCCGTATTGGACCGATAAATATCCGGCCCACCTCGATATCGCCCGTATGAATGAGAACATGCAAGCTTTGCCATTGGTGGTCGGTGATATTTCCTGCGACGTCAACGGCAGCCTGAAATGCACGAAAAAAATCTCGACGATTGACGAGCCGGCCTATAGCTACTTTGTCGAGAACGACGGCATTCAGGATGGCATTCATGCCGACGGCATCAGCGTCATGGCTATCGACAACTTGCCGTGTGAATTACCGGTCGATGCCTCGCGACATTTCTCGGCCATACTGACGCGATATGTGCCGGAGTTGGTCAAGATGGATTTGAATCAGACGCTGACACACTCCGGTCTAGGCAAAGAGTTACAGCGGGCAGTGATTGTCTATAACGGAACAGTGATGCCGGAGTTTACATACCTTCAACATTATTTGGATAGACATAAACTGACTAAGCCATCCGAAGCTTCCTAG
- a CDS encoding YeaC family protein — protein sequence MNIEQMVDQITPELYQQLQTAVEIGRWPDGSRVSDEQREMLIQALMIWQSRHDADRDEPYTISADGEMRFACDSERERLQAAFGDTFKITLN from the coding sequence ATGAATATTGAGCAAATGGTCGATCAGATCACGCCAGAGTTGTACCAGCAACTGCAAACAGCCGTTGAAATTGGCCGCTGGCCGGATGGCTCTCGAGTCAGTGACGAACAGCGCGAAATGCTGATTCAGGCATTGATGATTTGGCAATCTCGCCATGATGCCGATCGTGACGAGCCGTACACGATTTCTGCCGATGGTGAAATGCGCTTTGCCTGTGACAGCGAGCGCGAGCGATTGCAAGCGGCGTTTGGCGATACCTTCAAGATCACGTTGAACTGA
- a CDS encoding sulfite exporter TauE/SafE family protein, with the protein MEWGFTLAGLLVGIIIGLTGIGGGSLMTPIALLFFGVAPGVAIGTNLWFATATKVVGSLQVHVLGAVDWQVVRRLWLGSLPACVIVILFLRDTSSALHNDKTLMFALGVALLLAALAMLLKNFLHRFGTSQRLQTPTAFKRIQPVLTVLAGAFIGVFVTLTSVGAGTLCAAMLIYLYPLRMQPNTLVGTDIVHAVPLTLLAGFGHFTLGHTDFGMLGYQLLGSIPGILVGARLAHRLPDALVRTGISVMLVLVALKFVI; encoded by the coding sequence ATGGAGTGGGGCTTTACGCTGGCCGGCTTGTTGGTCGGCATCATTATCGGTCTGACCGGTATCGGCGGCGGCTCACTGATGACGCCGATTGCCTTGCTATTCTTCGGTGTCGCGCCGGGTGTCGCCATTGGCACCAATCTGTGGTTTGCTACGGCTACCAAAGTGGTCGGCAGCCTGCAGGTGCATGTGCTTGGTGCGGTGGATTGGCAAGTAGTGCGCAGGCTTTGGCTCGGCAGTTTGCCGGCATGCGTCATCGTTATTTTGTTTTTGCGCGATACCAGTTCGGCCTTGCACAACGACAAGACCCTGATGTTTGCGCTCGGTGTTGCCCTGTTGCTGGCGGCATTGGCCATGCTGCTGAAAAATTTTCTGCATCGCTTTGGTACCAGCCAACGATTACAAACGCCGACCGCATTCAAGCGCATTCAACCGGTGTTGACGGTACTGGCCGGCGCCTTCATCGGCGTGTTTGTGACACTGACTTCGGTTGGTGCCGGTACCTTGTGCGCGGCGATGCTGATTTATCTGTACCCATTGCGCATGCAGCCAAACACGCTGGTTGGCACCGACATTGTCCATGCCGTGCCGCTGACATTGCTGGCCGGCTTTGGCCATTTCACCCTTGGCCATACCGATTTCGGCATGCTTGGCTACCAGTTACTGGGCTCGATTCCTGGCATCCTGGTTGGCGCCCGCTTGGCCCATCGTCTGCCGGATGCGCTGGTGCGTACCGGCATTTCGGTGATGCTGGTGTTGGTGGCACTGAAATTTGTGATTTGA
- the cysD gene encoding sulfate adenylyltransferase subunit CysD, whose product MMSLSHIRRLEAESIHIIREVVAETRHPVMLYSIGKDSAVMLHLALKAFYPARLPFPLLHVDTRWKFREMYAFREEMVKRHDLDLRVHINPEGVAQNINPFTHGSSVHTDVMKTQGLKQALNHYGFDAAFGGARRDEEKSRAKERVFSFRNGQHRWDPKNQRPELWRLYNARLNPGESIRVFPLSNWTELDIWQYIALENIPIVPLYFAKPRPVVKRHGSLIMVDDDRMPLEPGEKPELKSVRFRTLGCYPLTGAVESNATTLNDIIQEMLLARTSERQGRVIDHDASASMEKKKQEGYF is encoded by the coding sequence ATCATGAGTCTGAGCCATATTCGACGCCTGGAAGCCGAAAGCATTCACATCATCCGCGAAGTGGTCGCGGAAACCCGCCATCCGGTCATGCTGTACTCAATCGGCAAAGACAGCGCTGTGATGCTGCATCTGGCGCTGAAAGCGTTTTATCCGGCGCGTTTGCCGTTCCCATTGCTGCACGTGGATACCCGCTGGAAATTTCGCGAGATGTACGCCTTCCGGGAAGAAATGGTCAAGCGCCACGACCTGGATTTGCGTGTACACATCAACCCGGAAGGCGTTGCCCAGAACATCAACCCGTTCACCCACGGCTCGTCGGTGCATACCGACGTCATGAAAACCCAAGGGCTGAAGCAGGCACTGAATCATTACGGTTTTGACGCCGCGTTCGGTGGCGCCCGCCGCGACGAGGAAAAGTCGCGCGCCAAAGAGCGGGTGTTTTCTTTCCGTAACGGCCAGCACCGCTGGGATCCGAAAAATCAGCGCCCGGAATTGTGGCGCCTGTATAACGCCCGTCTGAACCCGGGCGAGTCGATTCGAGTGTTCCCGCTGTCCAATTGGACTGAACTCGACATCTGGCAATACATCGCGCTGGAGAATATTCCGATTGTGCCGTTGTATTTCGCCAAGCCGCGCCCTGTCGTCAAACGCCATGGCAGTTTGATCATGGTTGATGATGACCGGATGCCACTGGAGCCCGGCGAAAAACCGGAATTGAAATCGGTGCGCTTTCGTACCCTCGGCTGCTACCCATTGACTGGTGCGGTTGAATCGAACGCCACAACATTGAATGACATCATTCAGGAAATGCTGCTGGCGCGCACTTCCGAGCGCCAGGGTCGCGTCATTGATCACGATGCCTCGGCATCGATGGAAAAGAAAAAACAGGAAGGGTATTTCTGA
- the cysN gene encoding sulfate adenylyltransferase subunit CysN: protein MSLLPENTALNVQEYLQKHQQKTTLRLITCGSVDDGKSTLIGRLLYESKQLFDDQLATLEADSKRVGTQGGALDFALLVDGLAAEREQGITIDVAYRYFSTDERQFIIADTPGHEQYTRNMVTGASNADLAILLIDARKGVLTQTRRHSFLCSLVGVKHIVLAVNKMDLVDYQQSVFERIVEAYQSFAAQLGFASVHAIPMAALRGDNIIDASKQTPWYKGPSLLTYLNRIKLEEQSSDAPFRFPVQWVNRPNLDFRGFAGTIVSGKISVGDPIKVLPSGKQSRVARIVTADGDLASAGKHQAVTLTLADELDISRGDVIASSESPPAVADQFEATIVWMDEHPLLPGRQYLIKIGPNTSNVTITDIKHQINVNTMEHLAAKKLELNAIAVCNINLDRAIAFDPYLQNRDMGGFILIDKLSNNTVGAGTIQFALRRSQNIHWQHIDVSKKARSELKHQQPCLLWFTGLSGAGKSTIANLVEKKLHALGKHTYLLDGDNVRHGLNKDLGFTDADRVENIRRIAEVSKLMVDAGLIVLTAFISPFRSERRMARQLFADNEFLEIFIDTPLAVAEQRDPKGLYKKARAGQLKNFTGIDSPYEAPEQAEIHIDSTKLSATEAADLIVEKILNRR, encoded by the coding sequence ATGAGCCTGTTACCGGAAAACACCGCACTGAACGTGCAGGAATACTTGCAAAAACATCAGCAGAAAACCACGCTGCGGTTGATCACCTGCGGCAGCGTCGATGATGGCAAAAGTACGTTGATCGGCCGTTTGCTGTATGAATCCAAACAGCTTTTCGATGATCAGTTGGCAACACTGGAAGCCGACTCGAAACGTGTCGGCACCCAAGGCGGTGCGCTCGATTTTGCCTTGCTGGTTGATGGCCTGGCGGCCGAGCGTGAACAAGGCATCACCATTGATGTCGCCTACCGGTATTTTTCCACTGACGAACGCCAATTCATCATTGCCGACACACCAGGGCATGAGCAGTACACCCGCAACATGGTCACCGGTGCATCGAACGCCGATTTAGCCATTCTGCTCATTGATGCCCGCAAAGGTGTGCTGACGCAAACCCGCCGTCACAGCTTTCTGTGCTCACTGGTTGGCGTCAAACATATCGTGTTGGCCGTCAATAAAATGGATCTGGTCGATTACCAGCAGTCGGTGTTCGAGCGCATCGTCGAGGCGTATCAATCGTTTGCGGCACAGCTTGGTTTCGCCAGTGTGCACGCGATACCGATGGCCGCGCTGCGCGGTGACAACATCATTGATGCCAGTAAACAAACGCCCTGGTATAAGGGCCCGAGTTTGCTGACTTATCTGAATCGGATAAAGCTCGAAGAGCAATCCAGCGACGCGCCATTCCGTTTTCCGGTGCAGTGGGTCAATCGGCCGAATCTCGATTTCCGTGGTTTCGCCGGCACCATTGTCAGCGGCAAAATCAGCGTTGGCGACCCCATCAAGGTGCTGCCGTCCGGCAAACAAAGTCGCGTCGCACGCATCGTGACCGCTGACGGTGATTTGGCCAGCGCTGGAAAACATCAGGCCGTGACGCTGACGTTGGCCGATGAACTCGATATCTCGCGCGGCGATGTTATCGCCAGCAGTGAATCGCCACCAGCCGTTGCCGATCAGTTTGAAGCGACGATTGTCTGGATGGACGAACATCCCCTGCTACCCGGCCGCCAATATCTGATCAAAATTGGTCCAAACACCAGCAACGTCACGATCACCGATATCAAGCATCAGATCAACGTCAATACGATGGAACATCTGGCCGCGAAAAAGCTGGAGTTGAATGCCATTGCCGTTTGCAATATCAACCTCGATCGCGCCATTGCTTTCGACCCGTATCTGCAAAACCGCGATATGGGCGGGTTCATCCTGATCGACAAACTCAGCAACAACACCGTTGGTGCCGGCACCATCCAGTTTGCTCTGCGCCGCTCGCAAAACATCCACTGGCAACACATCGACGTCAGCAAGAAAGCGCGCAGTGAGCTGAAACATCAGCAGCCCTGCCTGCTCTGGTTCACCGGTTTGTCAGGTGCCGGCAAATCCACGATCGCCAACCTGGTCGAAAAGAAACTGCATGCCCTCGGCAAGCACACCTACTTGCTCGACGGCGATAACGTTCGCCATGGTCTGAACAAGGATCTGGGCTTTACCGATGCCGACCGGGTCGAAAACATTCGCCGTATTGCTGAAGTCAGCAAACTGATGGTTGATGCCGGTCTGATTGTTTTGACTGCATTCATTTCGCCGTTCCGCTCGGAACGCAGAATGGCCAGACAGTTGTTTGCCGACAACGAGTTTCTGGAAATCTTTATCGATACGCCGCTCGCTGTCGCCGAACAGCGTGACCCGAAAGGCCTGTACAAAAAAGCCCGGGCAGGTCAGCTAAAAAACTTTACCGGTATTGATTCACCCTACGAAGCGCCGGAGCAGGCGGAAATTCATATTGACTCGACCAAGCTGTCAGCGACCGAGGCCGCCGACCTGATTGTTGAGAAAATATTGAACAGGCGTTAA
- a CDS encoding TPM domain-containing protein produces the protein MKRLCCSSNGFLILLWFCALTASAGDLPRPIEPYVNDFANLLSESERESLRKRLRSIRSERGLEITLVTQQQKSADWQQRSIESYATALFNEWGVGNRERNDGIMLLIIVADREARIELGKFYGREHDGNMQRLMDRKLVPLFREQQWYEAMHRALDGFEQLHRSPESPLPVESDSGPVLWLLGLGGAAALTGGAGLVWFRRHQRNKPRQCQRCLGAMVRLSEDIDDRHLDKGQQKEESLGSVDYDVWKCTYCDNVEIIPYKAWFTSAETCPQCRKHTGKSERTPYSPAAGGYYLNITCQHCQHHWSRFVRHSQSGGSSGGFGGGSSGGGGATGRW, from the coding sequence ATGAAACGTTTATGTTGCAGCAGTAACGGTTTCCTGATCCTGCTGTGGTTTTGTGCGCTGACGGCATCGGCGGGCGATTTGCCGCGGCCCATCGAACCCTACGTCAATGATTTCGCCAATCTGCTCAGCGAGTCCGAACGCGAATCGCTGCGTAAGAGGCTGCGCTCGATTCGCAGTGAGCGTGGTCTTGAAATCACGCTGGTTACCCAGCAGCAAAAATCCGCTGACTGGCAACAGCGCTCGATCGAATCCTACGCGACCGCGCTGTTCAATGAATGGGGCGTAGGCAACCGCGAGCGCAACGATGGCATCATGCTGCTGATCATCGTTGCCGATCGGGAAGCACGTATTGAGCTCGGCAAGTTCTATGGCCGCGAGCATGACGGCAATATGCAAAGGCTGATGGATCGAAAGCTGGTTCCACTTTTCCGCGAACAGCAATGGTATGAGGCGATGCATCGAGCGCTTGATGGTTTCGAGCAATTGCATCGTTCGCCGGAAAGTCCATTACCCGTTGAATCCGATTCGGGTCCCGTATTGTGGCTACTGGGATTAGGCGGTGCTGCGGCGTTGACTGGTGGCGCGGGTCTTGTCTGGTTCCGTCGTCACCAACGTAACAAACCACGACAATGCCAGCGCTGTCTGGGTGCGATGGTGCGCCTGTCGGAAGATATCGATGATCGACATCTGGACAAAGGCCAGCAAAAAGAAGAGTCATTGGGTTCAGTCGATTACGATGTCTGGAAATGCACCTACTGCGACAACGTCGAAATCATTCCGTATAAAGCTTGGTTTACCAGTGCCGAAACCTGCCCGCAATGTCGCAAGCACACCGGAAAATCTGAGCGCACACCGTACTCACCGGCAGCCGGCGGTTATTACTTGAATATCACCTGCCAACATTGTCAGCATCATTGGAGTCGATTTGTTCGTCACTCGCAATCAGGTGGTTCCAGTGGTGGCTTTGGTGGCGGCTCATCCGGTGGCGGTGGAGCCACCGGTCGTTGGTGA
- the pelG gene encoding exopolysaccharide Pel transporter PelG: protein MAGIGFEIRKILERDSYWDVLKAYGYAGLVSGGPWVLSILGVMAIGVLAVVLGVAQTHVNAFQICVTYLMALSLIWTGGMQLMFTRFVADQAYAKAQADVLPNLMGVLLLTMAGGFLWSVPVVALMFSGSLLLRLLLIANFVVLSGLWLALIFLSGMKAYRRIVRTLATGYLLAILIALAFSRWQLEGLLTGVLIGHSYLLFAFLRHIIREYPGQTFLRFDFLERRKSFYSLFAVGTLYYLGVWVDKFIFWFVPYTSEPVIGPLRASIIYDLPIFLAYLFILPGMAVFLVRMEADFAEQYERFYRAVREGDTLMHIEYRRDQMVYTARQGIYEIFKVQGLTVVLCLLWGRDLLAAVGISPLYIYLFYIDVVAVSVQVLLMAILNVLFYLDARREVLVITLSFFLSNLVLTSATLFLGAETFGYGFAVSVTFSAFLGLFMLSQKFNRLEYETFMLQQ, encoded by the coding sequence ATGGCCGGTATCGGATTTGAAATTCGCAAGATTCTGGAGCGCGACAGCTACTGGGATGTACTGAAAGCCTATGGTTACGCCGGCTTGGTCAGCGGTGGCCCATGGGTGCTGTCGATTCTTGGCGTCATGGCCATTGGTGTGCTTGCTGTTGTGCTTGGCGTCGCGCAAACCCATGTCAACGCCTTCCAGATTTGTGTCACGTATCTGATGGCGCTTTCGCTGATCTGGACTGGCGGCATGCAGCTGATGTTTACCCGTTTTGTTGCCGATCAGGCTTACGCGAAAGCGCAAGCCGATGTGCTGCCGAATTTGATGGGGGTGCTGCTGCTGACGATGGCCGGCGGCTTCTTGTGGTCAGTGCCGGTTGTGGCCCTGATGTTCAGCGGATCGCTATTACTCAGACTATTGCTGATTGCCAATTTCGTCGTGCTCAGTGGGCTCTGGCTGGCGCTGATTTTCCTGTCTGGCATGAAAGCCTATCGGCGTATTGTTCGTACGCTGGCGACCGGTTATCTGCTGGCGATTCTGATTGCGCTGGCATTTTCCCGCTGGCAGTTGGAAGGTTTGCTGACCGGTGTATTGATTGGCCACAGCTATTTGTTGTTCGCATTCCTGCGCCACATCATTCGTGAGTATCCAGGCCAAACCTTTCTGCGTTTCGACTTTCTCGAACGGCGTAAAAGTTTTTACAGCCTGTTCGCGGTCGGCACGCTTTATTATCTCGGTGTCTGGGTCGATAAATTTATTTTCTGGTTTGTACCGTACACATCTGAACCAGTGATCGGTCCGCTGCGCGCCTCGATTATTTACGACCTGCCGATTTTCCTGGCCTACTTGTTCATTTTGCCGGGCATGGCCGTGTTCCTGGTGCGCATGGAGGCCGATTTCGCCGAGCAATACGAGCGCTTTTATCGTGCCGTGCGCGAAGGCGATACGCTGATGCATATCGAATATCGTCGTGACCAGATGGTTTACACGGCGCGTCAAGGCATCTACGAGATCTTCAAAGTGCAGGGCTTGACCGTCGTGCTCTGTCTGCTATGGGGCCGTGATCTCTTGGCAGCGGTCGGCATTTCGCCACTGTACATCTACCTGTTCTATATCGATGTCGTTGCGGTCAGCGTCCAGGTGTTGCTGATGGCGATTCTGAACGTATTGTTCTACCTCGATGCCCGCCGCGAAGTGCTGGTCATTACCTTGAGCTTCTTCCTGTCGAATCTGGTGTTGACCTCGGCCACGTTGTTCCTCGGCGCCGAAACCTTCGGTTACGGTTTTGCCGTGTCGGTGACGTTCAGCGCCTTCCTTGGGCTTTTCATGCTGTCGCAAAAATTCAATCGGCTCGAATATGAAACGTTTATGTTGCAGCAGTAA
- the pelF gene encoding GT4 family glycosyltransferase PelF translates to MSKKETYVADIALLLEGTYPYVRGGVSSWVHQIISGLPELKFAVIFIGGEPEMYDKAQYQFPPNVTHFETHFLLDSKRYPTKSRRGNKKAFDEIGELHEQMRDQNAMPVETMMRAFKQLGAKNGVSHEDFLYSEASWDYITEQYRSRCTEPSFVDYFWAIRTMHAPLFVLTEIAKTLPKVKALHAISTGYAGLLGAMLRLQRGTPFILTEHGIYTKERKIDLAQATWIRDYNDDVSNTLHDEMGYIRGLWIKFFEQIGRMAYAQAAPIVSLYEGNRLRQIADGAPAEKTKVITNGINLPRYEKVLQVRKEGIPPVLGLVGRVVPIKDIKTFIRAMRALLDKLPEAEGWIVGPEDEDEDYVEECKELVRSLGLEGKVKFLGFQNVADILPQLGLMVLTSISEALPLVLLEAFASGLPCVATDVGSCRELIEGSGEDDRALGAAGRVVAIADPEATADAAYALLSDGAEWRAAQQAGLQRVKRYYDDQMMFAAYRQLYVDTLQTDSAPEAASGGR, encoded by the coding sequence ATGAGCAAAAAAGAAACCTACGTCGCCGATATCGCACTGCTGCTGGAAGGCACTTATCCGTACGTGCGCGGCGGTGTCTCGTCCTGGGTGCATCAGATCATCAGCGGTTTGCCGGAACTGAAATTCGCCGTGATTTTCATCGGCGGCGAACCGGAAATGTACGACAAGGCGCAATACCAGTTTCCGCCCAATGTCACCCATTTTGAAACGCATTTTTTGCTCGACAGCAAGCGATATCCGACCAAGTCACGGCGCGGCAACAAGAAAGCCTTTGATGAAATCGGCGAACTGCATGAACAAATGCGCGATCAGAACGCAATGCCGGTCGAAACGATGATGCGCGCGTTCAAACAGCTCGGCGCCAAGAACGGCGTCAGCCACGAAGACTTTCTCTATAGCGAAGCCAGCTGGGATTACATCACCGAGCAATACCGCAGTCGTTGCACCGAGCCGTCATTCGTCGATTACTTTTGGGCGATACGCACGATGCACGCACCGCTGTTCGTGTTGACGGAAATTGCCAAAACACTGCCAAAGGTCAAAGCGCTGCATGCGATTTCCACCGGCTACGCCGGTTTGCTTGGCGCCATGCTGCGTTTGCAACGTGGCACGCCGTTTATTTTGACCGAGCACGGCATCTATACCAAAGAACGTAAAATCGATTTGGCTCAAGCGACCTGGATTCGTGACTACAACGACGACGTCAGCAATACGCTGCACGACGAGATGGGTTACATCCGTGGTTTGTGGATCAAGTTTTTTGAACAGATTGGCCGCATGGCTTATGCGCAAGCCGCGCCGATTGTCAGTCTATATGAAGGTAATCGCCTGCGCCAAATTGCCGACGGTGCACCGGCGGAAAAAACCAAGGTGATCACCAACGGCATCAATCTGCCGCGCTACGAAAAAGTCTTGCAGGTGAGAAAAGAAGGTATACCGCCGGTGCTTGGGCTGGTCGGTCGGGTTGTGCCAATCAAGGACATCAAAACCTTTATTCGGGCGATGCGCGCCTTGCTCGACAAACTGCCAGAGGCCGAAGGCTGGATTGTTGGTCCAGAAGACGAGGACGAAGACTATGTCGAAGAGTGCAAGGAGCTGGTGCGCAGCCTTGGCCTTGAAGGCAAAGTTAAATTCCTGGGCTTTCAAAACGTCGCCGACATTCTGCCGCAACTCGGTTTGATGGTGCTGACCTCGATCAGCGAAGCACTGCCGCTGGTGCTATTGGAAGCGTTTGCCAGTGGCCTGCCTTGTGTCGCCACCGATGTCGGTTCCTGCCGGGAATTGATCGAAGGCAGTGGTGAGGATGATCGGGCGTTGGGCGCCGCCGGTCGCGTCGTAGCCATCGCTGATCCGGAAGCAACGGCGGATGCCGCGTACGCCTTGCTAAGTGATGGCGCAGAATGGCGTGCTGCACAACAAGCCGGTTTGCAGCGGGTCAAGCGTTACTACGATGATCAAATGATGTTTGCAGCGTATCGCCAGCTGTATGTCGATACGCTGCAAACCGATTCCGCGCCGGAAGCGGCGAGCGGGGGGCGCTGA